One part of the Bradyrhizobium sp. CB1650 genome encodes these proteins:
- a CDS encoding protein-L-isoaspartate O-methyltransferase translates to MSGFSTARQKMVDGQVRTSDVTDRRILDAMLTVPREVFVPAGRQALAYLDLDLDVSEGAAKRSLIKPALTGKLLQAAEIGEGDNVLVVGCASGYLAALVAKLAGQVTATECDSALAAKAKDVIASLGLANVTCKAAACTEGDAAAAPYDVIILNGAAEVIPAGLLDQLKEGGRLVGVSAESRPPRATIVTHYHSEFGHRALFDASAPVLPGLERTAAFVF, encoded by the coding sequence ATGTCCGGTTTTTCGACCGCGCGCCAAAAAATGGTCGATGGCCAGGTGCGCACCAGTGACGTCACCGATCGCCGCATTCTCGACGCCATGCTCACGGTTCCTCGCGAGGTCTTCGTGCCCGCCGGCCGGCAAGCGTTGGCCTATCTCGATCTCGATCTCGATGTGAGCGAGGGAGCCGCCAAGCGGTCCCTGATCAAGCCGGCACTGACCGGCAAGCTGCTTCAGGCCGCCGAGATCGGGGAGGGCGACAACGTGCTCGTCGTCGGCTGCGCGAGTGGGTATCTCGCCGCGCTGGTTGCGAAGCTTGCCGGTCAGGTCACTGCGACGGAATGCGATTCAGCACTTGCGGCGAAGGCCAAGGACGTTATCGCCAGCCTCGGGCTCGCCAACGTCACCTGCAAGGCTGCAGCCTGCACCGAGGGGGACGCGGCTGCGGCCCCTTATGACGTCATCATCCTCAATGGGGCCGCCGAGGTGATCCCGGCAGGGCTGCTGGACCAGCTCAAGGAAGGCGGACGCCTGGTCGGCGTCTCCGCCGAATCGCGGCCGCCCCGGGCCACGATCGTGACCCATTATCACAGCGAATTCGGCCATCGGGCGCTGTTCGATGCCTCCGCCCCGGTCCTTCCAGGGCTGGAACGGACCGCCGCCTTCGTCTTCTGA
- a CDS encoding AAA family ATPase — MADDRIDELRKLLGEAAQEGGHEPWFSPRVLPLLPRPIGAKRSREKSDNTAPTYRFSDAHKRAIQVALLLRQPLLLTGEPGVGKTQSARALAHALGLRYDRFDVKSTTTGRDLLYSFDDVARFRDAAMARLRKASPIQGGLARYVELSALGRAIVLSAGADKEVTSNLSRRALLGDEVSWDGRLTLKQLFPGAFTEQAEAQSLVLIDELDKAPRDTPNDLLVEFEEMRLRIPELGDLQVEADERRWPVLIVTSNSERSLPDPFLRRCVFHHLTLSPESLPEIVLLQLPDMKDDPAVTELIAVFNGIRKDVTGLQKPPSTAELVGAAALLRAWPRRNGGPVDLKKNPDLQQALAGVLGKIKVDIDLIEQYLAKRASPQ; from the coding sequence ATGGCGGACGATCGTATCGATGAGCTGCGGAAGCTGTTGGGTGAGGCCGCGCAGGAGGGCGGGCACGAACCATGGTTCTCGCCACGGGTCCTGCCGCTTTTGCCTCGTCCCATCGGAGCGAAGCGCTCCCGCGAAAAATCCGACAACACGGCTCCAACCTACAGATTTTCGGACGCGCACAAGCGAGCCATCCAGGTCGCACTGTTGCTTCGCCAGCCGTTGCTTTTGACCGGAGAGCCCGGTGTTGGAAAGACGCAGTCGGCCCGTGCGCTCGCTCACGCGTTGGGGCTTCGCTACGATCGGTTCGACGTCAAATCGACCACGACAGGCCGCGATCTCCTCTACAGCTTCGACGACGTGGCGCGTTTTCGCGACGCCGCGATGGCGCGTCTGCGCAAGGCGTCTCCCATCCAGGGCGGGCTGGCCAGATATGTCGAGCTGTCCGCGCTGGGACGGGCGATCGTGCTCTCGGCCGGCGCGGACAAGGAGGTGACCAGCAATCTCTCGCGCCGGGCGTTGCTGGGCGACGAGGTAAGTTGGGACGGCCGGCTCACGCTCAAGCAGCTATTCCCGGGCGCCTTCACAGAGCAGGCCGAGGCGCAAAGCCTGGTTCTCATAGACGAGCTCGACAAGGCGCCGCGCGACACGCCGAACGACCTTCTGGTCGAGTTCGAGGAGATGCGGCTGCGCATTCCCGAGCTCGGCGACCTTCAGGTCGAAGCCGATGAGCGCCGCTGGCCGGTTCTGATCGTGACTTCCAATTCGGAGCGCAGCCTGCCCGATCCCTTCCTGCGGCGCTGCGTATTCCACCATCTCACGCTCAGTCCTGAATCGCTGCCCGAGATCGTGCTCCTGCAATTGCCCGACATGAAGGACGATCCGGCCGTGACGGAGCTGATCGCGGTGTTCAATGGAATCCGCAAGGACGTCACCGGCCTGCAAAAGCCGCCCAGCACGGCGGAACTGGTCGGCGCCGCCGCCTTGCTCCGCGCCTGGCCGCGCCGCAATGGCGGCCCGGTCGACCTGAAGAAAAACCCTGATCTGCAACAGGCGCTTGCCGGTGTGCTCGGAAAGATCAAGGTCGACATTGACCTGATCGAACAATACCTCGCCAAGCGCGCGTCGCCGCAATGA